Proteins encoded within one genomic window of Gambusia affinis linkage group LG23, SWU_Gaff_1.0, whole genome shotgun sequence:
- the spi2 gene encoding transcription factor Spi-C, whose amino-acid sequence MWLPPVLGLICSSGEDVVSVGELPAGAVGGLCGIAGHCFREFRLQKTFGDVLTWEGIRRAARLRVTWVKLQSLNDARYSPVMDTQSDLEVILEFLEEYYRQSIPENAENKSFDLVEPVHGGDVAVVRTCDESWAYHDAPDVKPVFQTFLNHDARAVFGQNTTATLSECGSVPNFVPARQSSKHPATAAGRGRRLRLFHFLFEMLQDPSMAHCLSWAPAPPGVFSFSSRNKDQVAALWGQRKGNKRPMTYQKMSRALRNYARSGHIFKVKKKLTYQFSRDTLISLQKGHGGEP is encoded by the exons ATGTG GCTGCCTCCCGTTCTGGGTCTTATCTGCTCCAGCGGGGAGGATGTGGTCAGTGTCGGTGAGCTGCCTGCTGGTGCAGTCGGGGGGCTTTGTGGGATCGCTGGTCATTGTTTCAGGGAGTTCAGGCTGCAGAAGACGTTTGGTGATGTGCTAACATGGGAGGGTATAAGAAGGGCTGCGCGTCTCAGAGTCACCTGGGTGAAACTGCAAAGCCTGAACGACGCCAGATATTCACCGGTGATG GACACTCAGTCTGACTTGGAAGTGATTTTAGAGTTTCTGGAGGAATACTACAGGCAAAGCATTCCAGAAAATG cagaaaataaatcttttgatTTAGTTGAGCCTGTGCATGGAGGAGATGTGGCTGTGGTTCGAACCTGTGATGAAAGCTGGGCCTACCATGATGCACCt GACGTCAAACCTGTGTTTCAGACCTTCCTAAACCATGATGCCCGAGCCGTCTTTGGCCAAAACACAACAGCGACATTGTCTGAGTGTGGGTCAGTGCCAAACTTTGTTCCAGCGAGACAATCATCCAAACACCCAGCCACTGCAGCAGGGAGGG GCAGAAGGCTGCGgctcttccacttcctgtttgagatGCTGCAGGACCCGAGCATGGCCCACTGCCTGTCCTGGGCGCCGGCGCCGCCCGGCGTGTTCAGCTTCTCCTCCAGGAACAAGGACCAGGTGGCGGCGCTCTGGGGCCAGAGGAAGGGCAACAAGAGGCCCATGACGTACCAGAAGATGTCCCGCGCTCTGAGGAACTACGCCCGGTCGGGTCACATCTTCAAGGTGAAGAAAAAACTCACCTACCAGTTCAGCCGGGACACGCTGATATCGCTGCAGAAGGGTCACGGAGGAGAGCCGTAG
- the spic gene encoding transcription factor Spi-C isoform X2, translating into MASSEGNTPTYKMTSLDPDINQHFQDAIDVIQQHSHNAYYDPDCKYFETLSSQPSSLQVQMSYHVFAHQSDIPAVGYNWSETAHSWPQVIPDVSLSHSVQNDSPHFYPIIPPQRNSKGRKKLRLYEYLHEALNDPSMGDSIQWTDSSSGTFHFISKNKEKLAECWGQRKGNRKTMTYQKMARALRNYSRTGEIVKVRRKLTYQFNPDILHRLGSAQVPMHLQGPSAQDDAHSRQESPSEQSYPGSVADWHGWYGHYQLQEDYDLAASFISHSSAKL; encoded by the exons ATGGCCTCCTCTGAGGGAAACACTCCGACCTATAAGATG acgtCTTTAGACCCTGATATCAACCAACACTTTCAGGATGCAATAGATGTGATCCAGCAGCATTCACACAATGCTTACTACGATCCAG aTTGTAAATATTTCGAGACGCTGAGCAGCCAGCCGTCGTCTCTGCAGGTTCAGATGTCCTACCACGTCTTCGCACACCAATCTGACATCCCAGCTGTAGGCTACAACTGGAGCGAAACGGCT CACTCCTGGCCTCAGGTCATCCCCGACGTCTCGTTGAGCCACTCGGTGCAGAACGATTCGCCGCATTTCTACCCCATCATCCCACCGCAGAGGAACAGCAAAG GACGTAAGAAGCTCAGGTTGTACGAGTATCTCCATGAAGCCCTGAACGACCCCAGCATGGGCGACTCGATACAGTGGACGGACAGCAGCAGCGGCACGTTCCACTTCATCTCCAAGAACAAAGAGAAGCTGGCTGAGTGCTGGGGCCAGCGCAAGGGCAACCGCAAAACCATGACCTACCAGAAGATGGCAAGAGCCCTGAGGAACTACAGCCGCACTGGCGAGATCGTCAAAGTGCGCCGCAAGCTCACCTACCAGTTCAACCCGGACATCCTGCACAGGCTCGGCTCGGCGCAGGTACCCATGCACCTGCAGGGCCCGTCTGCGCAGGACGACGCCCACAGTCGGCAGGAAAGCCCGTCCGAGCAGAGCTACCCTGGGTCGGTGGCGGACTGGCATGGCTGGTACGGACACTACCAGCTTCAGGAAGACTACGACCTGGCGGCGAGCTTCATCTCACACAGCTCAGCCAAACTGTGA
- the spic gene encoding transcription factor Spi-C isoform X1, which produces MCTCTIRFIRTEMASSEGNTPTYKMTSLDPDINQHFQDAIDVIQQHSHNAYYDPDCKYFETLSSQPSSLQVQMSYHVFAHQSDIPAVGYNWSETAQHSWPQVIPDVSLSHSVQNDSPHFYPIIPPQRNSKGRKKLRLYEYLHEALNDPSMGDSIQWTDSSSGTFHFISKNKEKLAECWGQRKGNRKTMTYQKMARALRNYSRTGEIVKVRRKLTYQFNPDILHRLGSAQVPMHLQGPSAQDDAHSRQESPSEQSYPGSVADWHGWYGHYQLQEDYDLAASFISHSSAKL; this is translated from the exons ATGTGCACCTGCACCATTCGCTTTATTAGGACAGAAATGGCCTCCTCTGAGGGAAACACTCCGACCTATAAGATG acgtCTTTAGACCCTGATATCAACCAACACTTTCAGGATGCAATAGATGTGATCCAGCAGCATTCACACAATGCTTACTACGATCCAG aTTGTAAATATTTCGAGACGCTGAGCAGCCAGCCGTCGTCTCTGCAGGTTCAGATGTCCTACCACGTCTTCGCACACCAATCTGACATCCCAGCTGTAGGCTACAACTGGAGCGAAACGGCT CAGCACTCCTGGCCTCAGGTCATCCCCGACGTCTCGTTGAGCCACTCGGTGCAGAACGATTCGCCGCATTTCTACCCCATCATCCCACCGCAGAGGAACAGCAAAG GACGTAAGAAGCTCAGGTTGTACGAGTATCTCCATGAAGCCCTGAACGACCCCAGCATGGGCGACTCGATACAGTGGACGGACAGCAGCAGCGGCACGTTCCACTTCATCTCCAAGAACAAAGAGAAGCTGGCTGAGTGCTGGGGCCAGCGCAAGGGCAACCGCAAAACCATGACCTACCAGAAGATGGCAAGAGCCCTGAGGAACTACAGCCGCACTGGCGAGATCGTCAAAGTGCGCCGCAAGCTCACCTACCAGTTCAACCCGGACATCCTGCACAGGCTCGGCTCGGCGCAGGTACCCATGCACCTGCAGGGCCCGTCTGCGCAGGACGACGCCCACAGTCGGCAGGAAAGCCCGTCCGAGCAGAGCTACCCTGGGTCGGTGGCGGACTGGCATGGCTGGTACGGACACTACCAGCTTCAGGAAGACTACGACCTGGCGGCGAGCTTCATCTCACACAGCTCAGCCAAACTGTGA